In Stieleria varia, one genomic interval encodes:
- a CDS encoding UvrB/UvrC motif-containing protein, with protein sequence MVDYPSPNDSRDERRDDPHESRLQSGTADVVKETAADGASSDDDVAQSEVLDSAGSLGFDHAATKVKSFPTSPGVYLMKDVAGRVIYVGKAKNLRSRAGSYFLKAAAEDQRTATWIGEIADIDYMDCDSEVDALLVESRLIKDIQPKHNKELKDDKSFPYLMITTHDEFPRIEVTREPKAKGVKLYGPFASAGALRGAIGVLQKIFKFRTCTLDISESDERWKWFRPCLLASINQCSAPCNFRIGKEDYRRDIKRLQTFLTGGKTRLLKEMQDEMVAASKSLDFERAAVLRDEIKMLERLEERGELETHAQPEVFYIDPKKGLAGLRKVLDMPKTPRVIEGVDIAHLGGGQTVASLVQFIDGLPFKPGYRRFKIQDVKGIDDFRSIYEVVSRRFRRLSDSGDSFPDILLIDGGKGQLNSAMAAFRDQDITPPVVISLAKKEEEIYRPGISEPLKLSRNAFALRLLQYVRDESHRFAQHYHHMLRTKSTFDET encoded by the coding sequence ATGGTTGATTACCCATCGCCCAATGATAGTCGCGACGAAAGACGCGATGATCCGCATGAATCACGCCTGCAAAGTGGCACGGCGGATGTCGTGAAAGAAACGGCAGCGGACGGTGCCAGTAGTGATGATGATGTGGCACAAAGTGAGGTTCTCGACTCAGCGGGGTCGCTCGGCTTTGATCATGCGGCGACGAAGGTCAAGAGCTTTCCGACGTCACCCGGCGTCTACTTGATGAAAGATGTCGCGGGACGAGTGATCTATGTCGGCAAAGCCAAGAACCTGAGAAGTCGCGCGGGTAGCTATTTTCTCAAAGCGGCTGCGGAAGATCAGCGGACGGCCACTTGGATCGGCGAAATCGCCGACATCGATTACATGGATTGCGACAGTGAAGTCGACGCATTGTTGGTCGAGTCGCGGCTGATTAAAGACATACAGCCCAAACACAACAAGGAACTCAAGGACGACAAGTCGTTTCCCTATTTGATGATCACGACGCACGATGAGTTTCCGCGGATCGAAGTCACGCGGGAGCCGAAGGCAAAGGGCGTCAAGCTTTATGGACCGTTTGCCAGTGCCGGAGCGTTGCGGGGAGCGATCGGGGTGCTGCAAAAAATCTTTAAGTTCCGAACATGCACGCTGGATATCAGCGAGTCGGATGAACGCTGGAAGTGGTTTCGCCCGTGTTTGTTGGCCAGCATCAACCAATGCAGCGCGCCGTGCAATTTTCGCATCGGCAAAGAAGACTATCGACGCGACATCAAGCGGCTGCAGACCTTTCTCACCGGCGGCAAAACGCGTTTGCTGAAAGAGATGCAGGACGAGATGGTGGCGGCCAGCAAGTCGTTGGATTTCGAACGCGCCGCAGTGTTGCGTGATGAGATCAAGATGCTAGAACGCCTGGAGGAACGAGGTGAGTTGGAGACGCATGCACAGCCGGAGGTGTTTTACATCGATCCGAAAAAGGGACTCGCGGGGCTTCGTAAAGTCCTCGACATGCCCAAGACCCCACGGGTGATCGAAGGCGTCGACATCGCTCACCTCGGGGGCGGCCAAACGGTCGCGTCGTTGGTTCAGTTCATCGATGGATTGCCATTCAAACCGGGCTATCGTCGCTTCAAAATCCAGGATGTGAAGGGCATCGATGACTTTCGCAGTATCTATGAAGTCGTCTCAAGACGCTTTCGGCGACTGAGCGATTCTGGAGATTCTTTTCCAGACATCTTGTTGATCGATGGTGGCAAAGGACAATTGAACAGTGCGATGGCGGCCTTTCGTGACCAAGACATCACGCCGCCGGTGGTGATCTCGTTGGCAAAGAAAGAAGAAGAGATCTATCGTCCGGGGATCTCCGAGCCGTTGAAGCTGAGTCGTAACGCATTCGCATTGCGGTTGCTGCAATATGTTCGGGACGAATCCCACCGCTTCGCGCAACACTATCATCACATGCTCCGTACGAAATCCACCTTTGACGAAACCTGA
- a CDS encoding protein-tyrosine-phosphatase gives MSVDLLRMLCMMNQWLPPLIETVERIESSSEALSAQRQSLLDDATDLIVTALREVNGSDQSIGLNFICTHNSRRSHLAQLWAAVAVQRYQIASLRCFSGGTESTACNERIVRSLRRAGFSVVTMEPGAVNPHYWVQYDETLPPLTLYSKRFDANDNPTSHFIAMMCCDHADQACPIIHGSMGRVALDYRDPKHSDGLPSESQTYDQRRDEIGAEMFYLMRAISQRLET, from the coding sequence TTGAGTGTCGATTTACTCAGGATGTTGTGCATGATGAACCAGTGGTTGCCGCCGTTGATCGAAACGGTCGAACGAATCGAAAGCAGTTCTGAAGCTCTTTCTGCGCAGCGGCAGTCGTTGCTCGACGATGCGACAGACTTGATCGTCACCGCATTGCGTGAGGTTAACGGATCCGACCAATCGATCGGGTTGAACTTCATTTGCACTCATAATTCTAGACGAAGTCACTTGGCGCAATTGTGGGCTGCCGTTGCGGTGCAGCGATACCAGATTGCCAGCTTGAGATGTTTCAGTGGCGGCACAGAGTCCACGGCGTGCAATGAACGGATCGTTCGGAGTCTGCGACGCGCCGGGTTTAGCGTGGTGACGATGGAACCCGGTGCGGTGAACCCGCATTACTGGGTTCAGTATGATGAGACCCTTCCGCCACTGACGCTCTATTCCAAGCGTTTTGACGCGAACGATAATCCGACCAGTCATTTCATCGCCATGATGTGCTGTGATCACGCCGACCAAGCGTGCCCGATCATCCACGGATCGATGGGACGTGTGGCGTTGGATTATCGCGATCCAAAGCACTCCGACGGCTTGCCCAGTGAATCGCAGACCTATGATCAACGACGCGACGAAATCGGCGCAGAGATGTTTTATCTGATGCGTGCCATTTCACAGCGTTTAGAGACTTGA
- a CDS encoding glycosyltransferase gives MLAILSAPGSRGDVNPMIAIGRELRSRGHDVVISLAEPYAELAEQADLEPVSLLSREHFAQVLSDPAVWRPLRGLHRVVQTVAKTFLQPHHELIARRHRPGETVLVSHPLDFASRVFRDHCDLPLIDVHLAPMLLRTPTEPPRLTPWGIEPPIIKRLFRFGYWVGDRMVLDPMLASAVNRLRRDNGLSPVKRLMNDWWLSPDRVIALYPEWFAPATVGHVPQLMHAGFPLDDASNATDDEPIRSWAMSAAPIVFTAGTANHHTRGFFEKAVQTCVALDRPGLLLSTHRENFPPGLPDNVKSCHYAALSTLLPHCAMIVHHGGIGTTSQAFATGTTQLIRPMAFDQFDNATRVTRLGCGTWLRKDRDLTETIRHYLDDRSTQESVDAIARRFQGLRPTAEIVADEIESSLA, from the coding sequence ATGTTGGCCATTTTGTCCGCTCCGGGTTCTCGCGGCGACGTCAATCCGATGATCGCGATCGGTCGTGAACTTCGCTCTCGCGGTCATGATGTCGTGATCTCGCTCGCCGAACCCTACGCGGAGTTGGCCGAACAAGCGGACCTGGAACCGGTTTCGTTGCTCAGTCGGGAACATTTTGCCCAAGTGCTATCCGATCCAGCGGTTTGGCGGCCACTGCGAGGACTTCACCGCGTCGTGCAAACGGTCGCAAAAACGTTTCTGCAGCCACACCACGAATTGATTGCTCGACGACATCGCCCCGGCGAAACCGTCCTGGTCTCCCATCCCCTGGACTTCGCATCACGAGTCTTCCGCGATCATTGTGATTTGCCGTTGATCGATGTGCATCTCGCACCGATGCTGCTGCGGACGCCAACCGAACCTCCCAGGCTGACACCCTGGGGCATCGAGCCTCCGATCATCAAGCGACTATTTCGCTTCGGGTATTGGGTGGGCGATCGCATGGTGCTCGACCCAATGTTGGCTTCCGCCGTCAATCGGCTTCGTCGCGACAATGGATTGTCACCGGTTAAACGTTTGATGAACGATTGGTGGTTATCGCCCGACCGTGTCATCGCGTTGTATCCGGAATGGTTTGCACCTGCGACCGTCGGCCATGTGCCGCAACTGATGCACGCAGGTTTTCCGCTGGACGATGCATCCAATGCAACAGACGACGAACCAATCCGATCATGGGCAATGTCGGCCGCCCCGATTGTGTTCACCGCAGGAACCGCAAACCACCACACAAGAGGTTTCTTTGAAAAAGCCGTCCAGACATGTGTCGCGTTGGATCGTCCGGGACTCCTGTTGTCAACACACCGGGAAAACTTTCCACCGGGATTGCCCGACAACGTCAAATCATGCCACTATGCCGCGTTATCAACGCTGCTGCCGCACTGCGCGATGATCGTCCATCACGGCGGCATCGGAACGACTTCTCAAGCATTCGCGACTGGGACCACTCAGCTCATTCGTCCGATGGCATTTGATCAGTTCGACAATGCGACGCGTGTGACAAGACTCGGTTGCGGGACTTGGCTGCGCAAAGACCGAGATCTGACCGAAACGATTCGACATTACTTGGACGACCGATCGACTCAAGAATCCGTCGACGCCATCGCCCGACGATTCCAAGGACTTCGGCCGACCGCAGAAATCGTCGCGGACGAGATCGAATCGTCTTTGGCGTGA